The following are encoded together in the Blattabacterium cuenoti BPAA genome:
- the truB gene encoding tRNA pseudouridine(55) synthase TruB, protein MIPNLSEFKNGKILLVDKPWGWTSFNIVKKIRSFILNATTINIKKEKLKIGHAGTLDPFATGLLIVLTGKYTKKVNEIQNYKKVYTGIIKLGCETLSFDSETEEYNFSAISHITPQLIKKISKKFLGEIDQYPPYFSALKTKGKRFYEYARKGIKIVRQSRRVKIYKFHILKIGIPYIKFFIECGKGTYIRSIAQDFGKALRSGAYILSLRRERIGNFSMSCSSIELKISKKFPCYLLD, encoded by the coding sequence TTGATTCCAAATTTATCAGAATTTAAAAATGGAAAAATATTGTTAGTAGATAAACCATGGGGGTGGACTTCTTTCAACATTGTTAAAAAAATCAGAAGTTTTATTCTTAATGCTACCACTATAAATATAAAAAAAGAAAAATTAAAAATCGGACATGCAGGAACTTTAGATCCTTTTGCTACAGGTTTATTAATTGTCCTAACAGGAAAATATACGAAAAAAGTAAATGAAATTCAAAATTATAAAAAAGTTTATACAGGTATTATAAAATTAGGCTGCGAAACCTTATCTTTTGATTCAGAAACAGAAGAGTATAATTTTTCTGCCATTTCGCATATTACTCCTCAATTGATTAAAAAAATATCTAAAAAATTTTTGGGAGAAATAGATCAATATCCCCCATATTTTTCTGCCTTAAAAACAAAAGGAAAAAGATTCTATGAATATGCTAGAAAAGGGATAAAAATAGTTCGACAATCTAGACGTGTAAAAATTTATAAATTTCATATCCTAAAAATAGGAATTCCTTACATCAAATTTTTTATAGAATGTGGAAAAGGAACTTATATTCGATCTATAGCTCAAGATTTTGGTAAAGCGCTTCGAAGCGGAGCTTATATCCTCTCTTTAAGAAGAGAACGGATAGGAAATTTTTCTATGAGTTGTTCTTCTATAGAATTAAAAATTTCAAAAAAATTTCCATGTTACTTATTGGATTAA
- a CDS encoding pyridoxal phosphate-dependent aminotransferase — translation MKNRLSHRLQNISYSQTIAMSSKARKLKNEGYDVINLSLGEPDFSPPNFVLSAAKKAIDEGYHYYTPVSGYFELKKVICEKFYRDNLLQYTPSQIVVSTGAKQAIMNVLLSLLNKDDEVIIPAPYWVSYLQMVKFCESDPVIIPTVMEKNFKIDPDQLEKAITSKTKLFLFSSPCNPTGSVYSYKELKDLSEVFKKYPQIMILSDEIYEHICYSEKHASIAIFPDIYHQVITVNGLSKAFSMTGWRIGYLGAPEWIAQSCDKIQGQMTSCANSIAQRAAITALSAHPNKIEYMIKEFEKRKNLVLDMIKEIDGFQFYQPNGAFYIFPKVSSFFGKKLHGKMIQNSYEFSEFLLEKAQVATVSGSAFGDNECLRISYASSEDKIIEAFTRIKKVLN, via the coding sequence ATGAAAAATAGATTATCCCATCGTTTACAGAATATATCTTATTCACAAACCATAGCTATGTCATCTAAAGCCAGAAAATTAAAAAATGAAGGTTATGACGTTATCAACTTGAGTTTAGGAGAACCCGATTTTTCCCCTCCTAATTTTGTTTTATCCGCTGCAAAAAAAGCTATAGATGAAGGATATCATTATTATACTCCCGTATCCGGATATTTCGAACTTAAAAAAGTAATATGCGAAAAATTCTACCGTGATAATCTATTACAATACACTCCTTCTCAAATTGTAGTTTCTACCGGAGCCAAACAAGCTATTATGAATGTTCTGTTATCTTTGTTGAATAAAGATGATGAAGTTATTATTCCCGCTCCTTATTGGGTTAGTTATTTACAGATGGTAAAGTTTTGTGAATCTGATCCTGTTATAATTCCAACAGTTATGGAGAAAAATTTTAAGATTGATCCAGATCAATTAGAAAAAGCGATTACATCTAAAACAAAATTATTTCTTTTCAGTAGTCCTTGTAATCCTACCGGAAGCGTTTATTCTTATAAAGAATTAAAAGATTTATCAGAAGTTTTTAAAAAATATCCACAAATTATGATTCTTTCTGATGAAATCTATGAACATATTTGTTACTCAGAAAAACATGCCAGTATTGCTATATTTCCTGATATTTATCATCAAGTTATCACAGTAAATGGATTATCTAAGGCTTTTTCCATGACAGGTTGGAGAATTGGATATCTTGGAGCTCCAGAATGGATTGCTCAATCTTGCGATAAAATACAGGGACAGATGACATCTTGTGCTAATTCTATTGCACAGAGAGCTGCTATTACTGCATTGTCAGCTCATCCCAATAAAATAGAATATATGATCAAAGAGTTTGAAAAAAGAAAAAATTTAGTTTTGGATATGATAAAAGAAATTGATGGATTTCAATTTTATCAACCGAATGGAGCTTTTTATATTTTTCCAAAAGTTTCAAGTTTTTTTGGAAAAAAATTACATGGAAAAATGATTCAAAATTCATATGAATTTTCTGAATTTTTACTTGAAAAAGCTCAAGTAGCTACCGTTAGTGGCAGTGCTTTTGGGGATAATGAATGTTTACGAATTTCTTATGCTTCATCAGAAGATAAAATCATAGAAGCCTTTACAAGAATCAAAAAGGTATTAAATTAA
- the rpsP gene encoding 30S ribosomal protein S16: MSVKIRLKRIGKKHKPIYHIVVADSRAPRDGKFIEKLGTYNPHTDPPSTVLKMQHALSWLMKGAQPTNTVKSIFYKTGVLLKKHLLEGVKKGGLTNEEHQKKFHAWYNQKYKKI; this comes from the coding sequence ATGTCCGTAAAAATTCGTTTAAAAAGAATTGGAAAAAAACATAAACCTATTTATCATATAGTTGTAGCTGATTCTCGTGCTCCAAGAGATGGAAAATTTATTGAAAAATTAGGAACTTACAATCCTCATACGGATCCTCCTTCAACTGTATTAAAAATGCAACATGCTCTATCCTGGCTAATGAAAGGAGCACAACCTACCAATACGGTAAAATCCATTTTTTATAAAACTGGTGTTTTATTGAAAAAACATTTATTAGAAGGAGTCAAAAAGGGCGGATTAACTAATGAAGAACACCAAAAAAAATTTCATGCATGGTACAACCAAAAATATAAAAAAATTTAA
- a CDS encoding diphosphomevalonate/mevalonate 3,5-bisphosphate decarboxylase family protein yields the protein MNFEKKLFFYRKKKYTIVPPPNGVVTSKSHSNLALIKYWGKQNNKIQIPLNSSISYSLGKVYTVTRLIYQEKKKKNFSIRIFFSGKEKTNFLPKILEFFHRISLYCSYLRDLNFIIETYNTFPHSSGIASSASSMSALALCIMKIEKKLVSSLKEDFFFKKASFLARLGSGSACRSIYPGLVVWGCHKSIKGSNNLYAIPYPYEVHSIFTKIENTILIVDDQPKKILSSKGHQLMNKHPYARDRLKCANSNMNRLISILKIGDFQEFGELIEHEALTLHAMIMTSRPYFLWMRPNTLNVIQTVWDFRKQNNKNIYFTLDAGANVHLLYPIQEKTFILKWIYSDLFSYCKKIIESFCLYNY from the coding sequence TTGAATTTTGAAAAAAAATTGTTTTTTTATAGAAAAAAAAAATATACTATAGTACCCCCTCCAAATGGAGTAGTCACAAGCAAGAGTCATTCCAATCTTGCTTTAATTAAATACTGGGGAAAACAGAATAATAAAATTCAAATTCCGTTGAATTCGTCTATTAGTTATTCTTTAGGAAAAGTATACACAGTTACACGATTAATTTATCAAGAGAAAAAAAAGAAGAATTTCTCTATAAGAATATTTTTTTCAGGAAAAGAAAAAACTAATTTTCTTCCAAAAATTTTAGAATTTTTTCATAGGATTTCACTTTATTGTTCCTATTTACGAGATTTGAATTTTATTATAGAAACCTATAATACTTTTCCACATAGTAGTGGAATAGCTTCTTCTGCTTCTTCCATGAGTGCTTTAGCATTATGTATCATGAAAATAGAAAAGAAATTAGTTTCCTCTTTAAAAGAAGATTTTTTTTTCAAAAAAGCTTCTTTTTTAGCCAGATTAGGTTCTGGAAGTGCTTGCAGATCTATTTATCCTGGACTTGTTGTTTGGGGATGTCATAAATCCATAAAAGGAAGTAATAATCTTTATGCTATACCATATCCATATGAAGTCCATTCCATTTTTACAAAAATAGAAAATACGATTTTAATCGTAGATGATCAACCTAAAAAAATATTGAGTTCAAAAGGTCATCAATTAATGAATAAGCATCCTTATGCTAGAGATAGATTGAAATGTGCTAATTCAAATATGAATCGACTGATATCTATATTAAAAATAGGAGATTTTCAAGAATTTGGAGAATTAATAGAACATGAAGCCTTGACTCTTCATGCCATGATCATGACTTCTCGTCCCTATTTTTTATGGATGAGACCAAATACTCTGAACGTCATTCAGACGGTATGGGATTTTAGAAAACAGAACAATAAAAATATTTATTTTACACTAGATGCAGGTGCCAATGTTCATCTTTTATATCCTATTCAAGAAAAAACATTTATCTTAAAATGGATATATAGTGATTTATTTTCTTATTGTAAGAAAATTATAGAAAGTTTTTGTTTGTATAATTATTAG
- the gyrB gene encoding DNA topoisomerase (ATP-hydrolyzing) subunit B → MNKKHNTIKDYTADSIQSLEGIEHIRLRPSMYIGDVGIRGLHHLVYEVIDNSVDEALAGFCNKIWVTIHKNGFITVLDNGRGIPIDVHKKEGKSALEVVMTKIGAGGKFDKNSYKVSGGLHGVGISCVNALSEKLIVTIYRNEKIYQQEYFKGKALYPVKCLGKTHMQGTKIDYLADHSIFSSIIYHYEILANRLNELSFLNKGLYLFLKDERKNIKEHFFSKNGLREYLPILDKNQESLTKNILFIEGEKDNTIVEVAMQYNTSFKEKIYSYVNNINTNEGGTHLSGFRRALTRTFKKYAEGFLSHKIEFTGDDFREGITAIISVRIMDPQFEGQTKTKLSNHEVGGIVDKIVGDALYSYLEEHPSDRKKIFDKIILAAKARQAAKKARELIQKKTPISSILPGKLADCSFNNPENCEIYLVEGDSAGGTAKQGRDRKFQAILPLRGKILNVEKAMQYKIFENEEIKNIFTSLGVSIGPEEDQKILNIQKLRYNKIIIMTDADIDGSHISTLILTLFFRYMKPLIEKGYVYIATPPLYFIRKGNHYQYAWNDQERENIIHQLGGRKSVNIQRYKGLGEMNAEQLWETTMNPKKRTLRKVNIDDDSEANNIFSILMGDEVPPRRNFIEKNAIHAKIDV, encoded by the coding sequence ATGAATAAAAAACATAATACAATCAAAGATTATACAGCAGATAGTATTCAATCTCTTGAAGGAATCGAACATATTAGACTCAGACCCTCTATGTATATTGGAGACGTGGGAATTAGAGGTTTACACCATTTAGTTTACGAAGTTATAGATAATTCTGTAGATGAAGCCTTAGCAGGTTTTTGCAATAAAATATGGGTAACAATTCATAAAAATGGATTTATCACTGTACTTGACAATGGACGCGGAATTCCAATAGACGTTCATAAAAAAGAAGGAAAATCGGCTCTAGAAGTCGTTATGACTAAAATTGGAGCAGGTGGTAAATTTGATAAAAATTCTTATAAAGTTTCTGGAGGATTACACGGAGTAGGAATTTCTTGTGTCAATGCTCTGTCTGAAAAACTTATAGTTACAATTTATCGTAACGAAAAAATTTATCAACAAGAGTATTTTAAAGGAAAAGCCCTATATCCTGTCAAATGTTTAGGAAAAACTCATATGCAAGGAACAAAAATTGATTATCTTGCTGATCATTCTATTTTTAGTTCCATTATATATCATTATGAAATTTTAGCTAATCGATTAAACGAGTTGTCTTTTTTAAATAAAGGTTTGTATTTATTTTTAAAAGATGAAAGAAAAAATATAAAAGAACATTTTTTTTCTAAAAATGGATTAAGAGAATACCTACCAATTTTAGATAAAAATCAGGAGTCTTTAACCAAAAATATTCTTTTTATTGAAGGAGAGAAAGATAATACAATTGTAGAAGTCGCAATGCAATACAATACTTCTTTTAAAGAAAAAATTTATTCTTATGTTAACAACATAAATACTAATGAAGGAGGAACTCATCTTTCTGGTTTTCGAAGAGCATTAACAAGAACGTTTAAAAAATATGCAGAAGGTTTTTTATCTCATAAAATAGAATTCACTGGAGATGATTTTAGAGAAGGGATTACAGCTATTATATCTGTGAGAATAATGGACCCTCAATTTGAAGGACAAACTAAAACAAAATTAAGTAATCACGAAGTAGGAGGCATTGTGGACAAAATTGTGGGAGATGCATTATATAGTTATCTAGAAGAACACCCTAGTGATAGAAAAAAAATTTTTGATAAAATTATATTAGCAGCTAAAGCGCGTCAAGCAGCTAAAAAGGCTCGTGAGTTAATACAGAAAAAAACTCCTATAAGTAGTATTTTACCTGGAAAACTTGCAGATTGTTCTTTCAATAATCCAGAAAACTGTGAAATTTATTTAGTAGAAGGAGATTCTGCCGGAGGGACAGCTAAACAAGGAAGAGATAGAAAATTTCAAGCTATTTTACCTTTGCGAGGGAAAATTCTAAATGTGGAAAAAGCTATGCAGTACAAAATATTTGAAAATGAGGAAATAAAAAATATATTTACTTCTTTAGGAGTTTCTATTGGACCAGAAGAAGACCAAAAAATATTAAATATACAAAAACTTAGATATAATAAAATTATTATTATGACAGATGCAGATATAGATGGAAGTCATATTTCTACTTTAATTTTAACATTATTTTTTCGTTATATGAAACCCTTAATAGAAAAAGGATACGTTTATATTGCTACACCTCCACTTTATTTTATTCGAAAAGGAAATCATTATCAATATGCTTGGAATGATCAAGAAAGAGAAAACATTATTCATCAATTAGGAGGAAGAAAATCTGTCAATATACAACGATATAAAGGATTAGGAGAAATGAATGCAGAACAACTTTGGGAAACCACTATGAATCCAAAAAAAAGAACTTTACGTAAAGTAAATATAGATGATGATTCGGAAGCAAACAACATTTTCTCTATTCTTATGGGAGACGAAGTCCCCCCACGAAGAAATTTTATAGAAAAAAATGCGATACATGCAAAAATTGATGTTTAG
- a CDS encoding undecaprenyl-diphosphate phosphatase: protein MNYIQSILLGIIEGMTEFFPISSTGHMILAASIMGILENKITNLFLISVQFGAILSVIFLYRNKFFFQKLDFYLKIFLASFPVGIFGLLLNKIINFFLDQPLIVALSLLIGGLVIVKVEMFYEKNFYNRKNHITYSKAFIIGLFQCMALIPGVSRSATTIVACMLQNVNKIKAIEFSFFLSVPVIGIATCKKLFDYYFQLNSFTLKDLELLLLGNIVSFVTGIIAIKCFIKYLKNFKLFGYYRIVLGICFLIVHYFIKPIGKF from the coding sequence ATGAATTATATTCAATCAATCCTATTAGGAATCATTGAGGGAATGACAGAATTTTTTCCGATTTCTTCTACAGGACACATGATTCTTGCCGCTTCTATAATGGGAATACTCGAAAATAAAATAACGAATTTATTTCTTATTTCTGTTCAGTTTGGAGCCATTTTATCTGTAATTTTTTTGTATAGAAACAAGTTCTTTTTTCAAAAATTGGATTTTTATCTCAAAATTTTTTTAGCTAGTTTTCCTGTAGGGATTTTTGGTTTGTTATTGAACAAAATTATCAATTTTTTTTTAGATCAACCACTAATAGTCGCTTTATCTCTTTTGATAGGAGGATTAGTGATTGTGAAAGTAGAAATGTTTTATGAAAAAAATTTTTATAATAGAAAAAATCATATTACTTACTCAAAAGCTTTTATTATTGGATTATTTCAATGTATGGCTTTAATTCCAGGAGTGTCTAGAAGTGCAACAACCATTGTTGCCTGTATGCTACAAAATGTGAATAAAATAAAAGCTATTGAATTTTCTTTTTTTTTATCTGTACCTGTTATTGGAATTGCTACATGTAAAAAATTATTCGACTATTATTTTCAATTAAATTCTTTCACATTGAAAGATTTAGAATTATTGTTATTAGGAAATATAGTATCTTTTGTTACTGGAATAATAGCTATCAAATGTTTCATAAAATATTTAAAGAATTTTAAATTATTCGGATACTATAGAATTGTTTTAGGAATTTGTTTTCTTATTGTACATTATTTCATCAAACCGATTGGAAAATTTTGA
- the rsmG gene encoding 16S rRNA (guanine(527)-N(7))-methyltransferase RsmG, which produces MELIKKYFPNLLNQQIYRLSSLKNLYAYWNVYVNLVSRKTFHDFYQQHVLFCLGIAKVFYFYPGSCVMDLGTGGGFPGIPLSIVFPHTKFILVDSIRKKIKIIEKIIDHLHLKNAYPIWIRAEKLENKFDFVVTRAVNKINIIHNWIKDKFKYKSNSRIQNGALYLKGGNLYDELKKFPHAIEYPLNHYFEEPFFRKKKVIWISNI; this is translated from the coding sequence ATGGAATTAATTAAAAAATATTTTCCAAATCTATTGAATCAACAAATCTATAGATTGTCTTCTTTAAAAAATTTATATGCGTATTGGAATGTATACGTGAATTTAGTTTCTAGAAAAACATTTCACGATTTTTATCAACAACACGTCCTGTTTTGTTTAGGAATCGCTAAAGTATTTTATTTTTATCCTGGATCATGTGTTATGGATTTAGGTACAGGAGGAGGATTTCCTGGAATTCCTTTATCCATAGTTTTTCCTCATACAAAATTTATATTAGTGGATTCTATTAGAAAAAAAATTAAAATTATAGAAAAAATCATAGATCATCTTCATTTAAAAAATGCGTATCCTATTTGGATACGTGCAGAAAAATTAGAAAATAAATTTGATTTTGTAGTTACTAGAGCTGTAAACAAAATAAATATCATCCATAATTGGATAAAAGATAAATTTAAATATAAATCCAATTCTAGAATCCAAAATGGAGCTTTATATCTAAAAGGAGGTAATCTTTATGATGAATTAAAAAAATTTCCTCATGCAATAGAATATCCTTTAAATCATTATTTTGAAGAACCATTTTTTAGAAAAAAAAAAGTTATTTGGATTTCCAACATTTAA
- a CDS encoding amidohydrolase family protein, protein MNPKKIFLEKVKQKGGWVNAHSHLDRAYTLTKKNFKYSYFPLQKKWYLVDEMKRLATEEEIYIRMEKALEYFLMQGTQALCSFIDVDEIIEDRALKAAKKLKNNYGNSIRICFANQVLKGVLDKKSKYWFDQSIEFVDIIGGLPATDYEKEDEHLDILFQTAKKKGKIMHVHVDQLNTSEEKETEKLAKKTIEHGMQGQVVAIHSISLAAHARDYRYKIYQLMKKADIMVISCPIAWIDHTRSERLTPSHNSITPVDEMVPEGITVAFGTDNICDIYKPFSDGNLWIELRVMLEACHYYDIDHLVKIATINGLKVLGLSEK, encoded by the coding sequence ATGAATCCCAAAAAAATTTTTTTAGAAAAAGTGAAACAAAAAGGAGGATGGGTCAATGCTCATTCTCATTTAGATAGGGCTTATACTCTCACAAAAAAAAATTTCAAATATTCTTATTTTCCCCTTCAAAAAAAATGGTATCTGGTTGATGAAATGAAACGTTTAGCTACAGAAGAGGAAATTTATATCCGTATGGAAAAAGCTTTAGAATATTTTTTAATGCAAGGGACACAAGCTTTGTGTTCTTTTATTGATGTGGATGAAATTATTGAAGATCGTGCCTTGAAAGCCGCTAAAAAATTGAAAAATAATTATGGAAATTCTATTCGTATTTGTTTTGCTAATCAAGTTCTTAAAGGCGTATTGGATAAAAAGTCAAAATATTGGTTTGATCAATCCATAGAATTTGTGGATATTATTGGTGGATTACCCGCTACAGATTATGAAAAAGAAGATGAACATTTAGATATTTTATTCCAAACAGCTAAAAAAAAAGGAAAAATTATGCATGTACATGTAGATCAATTGAATACAAGCGAAGAAAAAGAAACTGAAAAACTAGCAAAAAAAACAATTGAACATGGAATGCAAGGACAGGTCGTCGCTATACATAGTATTTCTTTAGCCGCACATGCTAGAGATTATCGCTATAAAATATATCAATTGATGAAAAAAGCGGATATAATGGTCATATCTTGTCCCATTGCTTGGATTGATCATACTAGAAGTGAACGTTTAACTCCTAGTCATAATTCCATCACTCCAGTAGATGAGATGGTTCCTGAAGGAATCACAGTGGCTTTTGGTACAGATAACATCTGTGACATATATAAACCTTTTTCTGATGGAAATCTATGGATAGAACTACGAGTGATGTTGGAAGCATGTCATTATTATGATATAGATCATTTGGTAAAAATTGCTACAATAAATGGATTAAAAGTATTAGGATTGTCAGAGAAATAA
- a CDS encoding dicarboxylate/amino acid:cation symporter, with translation MSIGMKIKKEKVLLIAFLSVLAYVFIHLSKSLLGLDKFNLCILRCFVISIFILYSFMKKDLTTWILLSIIIGIEMGLDLPRIAVELRFLSQIFLRLIKTIIAPILFSTLVVGIASHSNIKQLGSMGWKSLLYFEVVTTLALFIGLIAINISQAGVGIVMPSGMTEQQLPKVESKTWQDTIIHVFPENFIKSIYHGDVLPIVVFSVIFGISMVFLEDKKRSPILLFAESLSEIMFKFTKIIMYFAPIGVGSAIAYTVGHMGLDILYNLFQLLLTLYIALLIFLIVVLLPILLWIKVPLKGFVKALTEPVSLAFATTSSESALPLLMENLEKLGVPRKIIAFVIPTGYSFNLDGTTLYLSLATVFVAQASGIPLSFSQQILIGLTLILTSKGVAGVPRASLVILLATVSSFGLPTWPILAIIGIDELMDMARTTVNVIGNGLASCVIARSEGEFDEKKMLDYIKKKSKNDS, from the coding sequence ATGAGTATTGGAATGAAAATAAAAAAAGAAAAAGTTTTATTAATAGCTTTTTTAAGTGTTTTAGCATATGTCTTTATTCATTTATCAAAATCCTTATTAGGATTAGATAAATTTAATCTTTGTATATTAAGATGTTTCGTGATATCTATTTTCATATTGTATTCTTTTATGAAAAAAGACTTAACTACTTGGATTTTATTATCCATTATCATAGGAATAGAAATGGGATTAGATTTGCCAAGAATTGCTGTGGAACTCAGATTTTTATCTCAAATATTTCTGAGATTGATTAAGACTATCATTGCTCCAATATTGTTTTCCACTTTGGTAGTTGGAATAGCAAGTCATTCTAATATTAAACAATTAGGGAGCATGGGATGGAAATCCTTACTATATTTTGAAGTGGTGACAACTTTAGCTTTGTTTATTGGTCTTATTGCAATTAATATATCTCAGGCTGGAGTAGGCATTGTTATGCCTTCAGGAATGACGGAACAACAATTACCAAAAGTAGAAAGTAAAACTTGGCAAGACACAATTATTCATGTTTTTCCGGAAAATTTTATAAAATCCATCTATCATGGAGATGTATTGCCAATAGTGGTATTTTCCGTTATATTTGGGATATCCATGGTTTTTTTAGAAGATAAAAAAAGAAGTCCGATATTATTGTTTGCAGAAAGTCTTTCAGAAATCATGTTCAAATTTACTAAAATTATTATGTATTTTGCTCCTATAGGAGTAGGGTCCGCTATTGCTTATACAGTAGGACATATGGGTTTGGATATTTTATATAATTTATTTCAATTGTTATTGACCCTTTATATTGCTTTACTGATTTTTTTGATAGTTGTTTTGCTTCCTATTCTTTTGTGGATTAAAGTTCCTTTAAAAGGTTTTGTAAAAGCATTAACTGAACCTGTATCACTCGCGTTTGCGACTACGAGTTCCGAATCCGCCTTACCTTTACTTATGGAAAATTTAGAAAAATTAGGTGTTCCCAGAAAAATCATAGCTTTTGTGATTCCTACAGGTTATAGCTTTAACTTAGATGGAACCACTCTTTATTTATCTTTAGCAACTGTTTTTGTAGCACAAGCTTCTGGGATTCCTTTGAGTTTTAGTCAACAAATATTGATAGGACTAACGTTAATTTTAACTAGTAAAGGAGTTGCTGGAGTTCCTAGAGCATCTTTAGTCATTCTTTTAGCTACTGTGTCTTCTTTTGGATTACCAACTTGGCCTATATTAGCGATTATAGGAATAGATGAATTAATGGATATGGCTAGAACTACCGTAAATGTCATAGGAAATGGCTTAGCAAGTTGTGTCATAGCTCGTTCTGAAGGAGAATTTGATGAAAAAAAAATGTTAGATTATATTAAAAAAAAAAGTAAAAATGATTCGTAA
- the lysS gene encoding lysine--tRNA ligase — MIYLSEQQILRRKKLDQLKLLGINPYPSEEYVVTNTICNIQKNFTEKETISIAGRLMRLRILGKASFGEIKDHTGRMQIYFTQDHLFSSSDQMKQEEVYNIFLKKLIDIGDIIGVKGFLFKTKMNEMTIHVHQFTLLSKSIRPLPQVKMDRKNQKIYDAFSNTEQRYRMRYVDLIVNDHVKEIFLKRTLLIQKIRCFLNKKGYIEVDTPILHPIPGGAIARPFETYHNTLGIPLYLRIANELYLKKLIVGGFHGVYEFSRNFRNEGMDRFHNPEFTVLELYVAYKDYYWMMNFTEKLMKYIFNKFQKKENHHISFKTPFPRIPILDSIKKYTGFDLKEMKKEELRKVCQKLHIEENIKMSKAKLIENIFEDRCEKNYIDPTFIIDYPIEMSPLTKRHRYQENLSERFELIINGKEIANAYSELNDPIDQLDRLREQMKLSEKNTKNESISLDLDFIRALEFGMPPTAGIGIGIDRLVMLLTQKKSIQEVLLFPQMRPEKKGKK, encoded by the coding sequence ATGATCTATTTATCAGAACAACAAATTCTACGAAGAAAAAAATTAGATCAACTAAAATTATTGGGAATCAATCCTTATCCATCAGAAGAATATGTTGTAACAAATACTATTTGTAATATACAAAAAAATTTTACGGAAAAAGAAACTATAAGCATAGCTGGACGGTTAATGCGTTTGCGGATTTTAGGCAAAGCTTCTTTTGGAGAAATAAAAGATCATACGGGTAGAATGCAAATATACTTTACTCAGGATCATTTGTTTTCATCTTCGGATCAAATGAAACAAGAGGAGGTTTACAATATTTTTTTAAAAAAACTTATAGATATAGGAGATATTATTGGAGTAAAAGGGTTTTTATTTAAGACAAAAATGAATGAAATGACCATACATGTTCATCAATTCACTCTATTATCCAAATCTATCCGACCTTTACCACAAGTAAAAATGGATAGAAAAAATCAAAAAATATATGATGCTTTTTCCAATACGGAACAACGTTATCGTATGCGTTATGTAGATCTCATTGTTAATGATCATGTAAAAGAAATTTTTTTAAAACGGACTCTTCTCATCCAAAAAATAAGGTGTTTTTTGAATAAAAAAGGTTACATAGAAGTCGATACTCCTATTCTACACCCCATCCCTGGAGGGGCTATAGCTCGTCCTTTTGAAACGTATCATAATACACTGGGAATTCCATTGTATTTACGGATAGCTAATGAACTTTACTTGAAAAAATTGATTGTTGGTGGATTTCACGGGGTATATGAATTTTCTAGAAATTTCAGAAATGAGGGAATGGATCGTTTTCATAATCCAGAATTTACTGTATTAGAACTTTATGTCGCTTATAAAGATTATTACTGGATGATGAATTTTACAGAAAAATTGATGAAATACATCTTTAATAAATTTCAAAAAAAAGAAAATCATCATATTAGTTTTAAAACTCCTTTTCCTCGTATCCCCATATTGGATTCTATTAAAAAATATACCGGATTTGATCTTAAAGAAATGAAAAAGGAAGAATTAAGAAAAGTTTGTCAAAAATTGCATATAGAAGAAAATATAAAAATGAGTAAAGCTAAACTGATTGAGAACATTTTTGAAGACAGATGCGAAAAAAATTACATCGATCCTACTTTTATTATTGATTATCCTATAGAAATGAGTCCTTTAACCAAAAGACACCGTTATCAAGAAAATCTATCAGAACGTTTTGAGCTCATTATAAATGGGAAAGAAATTGCTAATGCTTATTCAGAGCTTAATGATCCCATCGATCAACTTGATCGTTTACGAGAACAAATGAAGTTATCCGAAAAAAACACAAAAAACGAATCTATATCTCTTGATCTAGATTTTATACGTGCTTTAGAATTCGGGATGCCTCCTACTGCAGGAATTGGAATTGGAATAGATCGTTTAGTAATGTTACTGACTCAAAAAAAATCGATTCAAGAAGTTTTACTTTTTCCACAAATGCGTCCAGAAAAAAAAGGAAAAAAATAA